Proteins found in one Vallitalea guaymasensis genomic segment:
- the rpsO gene encoding 30S ribosomal protein S15 translates to MEKTKQEIIAEFGRNATDTGSPEVQIALLTARINHLTEHLKMHKKDHHSRRGLLMMVGQRRGLLQYLKNKDIEGYRSLIKKLGLRR, encoded by the coding sequence ATGGAAAAAACTAAACAAGAAATAATTGCAGAATTTGGAAGAAATGCTACTGATACTGGTTCACCAGAGGTTCAAATCGCATTACTTACTGCAAGAATCAATCACTTAACAGAGCATTTAAAAATGCACAAAAAAGACCATCACTCAAGAAGAGGATTACTTATGATGGTTGGTCAAAGAAGAGGTTTATTACAATATCTTAAGAATAAGGATATTGAAGGATATCGTAGCTTAATCAAAAAATTAGGATTAAGAAGATAG
- the dut gene encoding dUTP diphosphatase, with protein sequence MHKIKVYVEQTDNGKILPLPKYMSEDAAGMDLYACLEDDVILEKGKIKLIPTGLKIALPSGYEAQIRPRSGLALKHGISLVNTPGTIDADYRGEIKVIMINFGEEDFTIKHGERIAQMVINKIEQVELEVVDGLENTERGSGGFGHTGK encoded by the coding sequence ATGCACAAGATAAAAGTCTATGTAGAGCAAACTGACAATGGAAAGATATTACCTCTACCAAAGTATATGAGTGAAGATGCAGCTGGTATGGATCTATATGCTTGTTTAGAGGATGATGTAATATTAGAAAAAGGTAAGATCAAATTAATACCTACGGGTCTAAAGATAGCGTTGCCTTCAGGATATGAAGCTCAGATTAGACCTAGAAGTGGTCTTGCTCTTAAACATGGTATTAGTTTAGTAAACACTCCAGGAACTATAGACGCAGACTATAGGGGAGAAATAAAAGTAATAATGATTAACTTTGGTGAAGAGGATTTCACTATTAAACATGGTGAAAGAATTGCTCAAATGGTTATTAATAAGATTGAGCAAGTAGAACTTGAAGTAGTAGATGGCTTAGAGAATACTGAAAGAGGTTCTGGTGGTTTTGGTCATACAGGAAAATAG
- a CDS encoding polyribonucleotide nucleotidyltransferase, with translation MSRVYSLELAGRTLSVEIGKVAEQANGAALVRYGDTVVLSTATASEKPREGIDFFPLSVDYEERLYSVGKIPGGFIKREGKPTENAVLTSRVIDRPIRPLFPKDYRNDCAVVNTVLSVDQDCQPELVAMIGSSIALSISDIPFQGPTSSLMLGYVDGEIVVNPTAEQREKTRMSLTVASTSEKVVMIEAGADEIPEETMVQAIFKAHEENQKIVEWINGIVEKEGKEKHGYEESVVPSEVYEAVVNFIGDERMEAAVFTDVKQVRQQRISEITEELTAKFEEENEDWVSYIGEAVYKYQKQTVRRMILRDHKRPDGRALDEIRKLSSEVDILPNTHGSALFSRGQTQVLTITTLGPLGEVQMLDGLDELETSKRYIHHYNFPSYSVGETRPSRGPGRREIGHGALAEKALLPVIPSEEDFPYAIRLVSEVLSSNGSTSQGSICASTLSLMASGVPIKAPVAGISVGLVTGETDDDYVMLTDIQGLEDFFGDMDFKVAGTHKGITAIQMDIKIHGLTNEIIEKAIYQTRRARLFILDEVMLKAIDEPRTKLSKMAPKILQTKIDPEKISEVIGPRGKTINKIIDETGVKIDIEDDGRIFICGVESEATNKALKIIESIAKDIEVGAIYTGKVARITKFGAFVEIAPGKDGLVHISKLAHERVGKVEDVVSIGDEILVKVTEIDNQGRINLSRKDALPKE, from the coding sequence ATGTCTAGAGTATATTCATTAGAATTAGCAGGTAGAACTCTATCTGTTGAAATTGGAAAAGTTGCAGAGCAAGCTAATGGAGCTGCATTAGTAAGATATGGAGATACAGTTGTATTATCTACTGCAACAGCATCAGAGAAACCACGTGAAGGAATTGATTTCTTCCCATTAAGCGTTGATTATGAGGAACGTTTATATTCAGTTGGAAAAATTCCAGGTGGATTTATAAAAAGAGAAGGAAAACCTACAGAAAATGCGGTACTTACTTCAAGGGTTATTGATAGACCTATCAGACCTTTGTTTCCAAAAGATTATAGAAATGACTGTGCAGTTGTAAATACAGTTCTTTCTGTAGATCAAGACTGTCAACCAGAACTAGTTGCTATGATTGGTTCATCTATAGCTTTATCAATATCTGATATTCCTTTCCAAGGTCCAACAAGTTCACTTATGTTAGGATATGTTGATGGAGAAATCGTTGTTAATCCTACAGCAGAACAAAGAGAGAAGACAAGAATGTCATTAACTGTTGCATCTACTAGTGAAAAAGTTGTTATGATTGAAGCTGGTGCAGATGAGATACCAGAGGAAACAATGGTACAAGCAATTTTTAAAGCACATGAAGAAAATCAGAAAATAGTAGAATGGATAAATGGTATTGTAGAAAAAGAAGGTAAAGAAAAGCATGGTTACGAAGAGTCAGTAGTGCCTAGTGAAGTATATGAAGCGGTAGTTAACTTCATTGGTGATGAAAGAATGGAAGCTGCAGTGTTTACTGATGTTAAACAAGTTAGACAGCAAAGAATCAGCGAAATCACTGAAGAACTGACTGCAAAATTTGAAGAAGAAAATGAAGATTGGGTTTCCTATATAGGTGAAGCCGTATATAAATATCAAAAACAAACTGTAAGAAGAATGATTTTAAGAGATCATAAAAGACCAGATGGACGTGCTCTTGATGAAATAAGAAAATTAAGTTCAGAGGTAGATATTTTACCTAACACTCATGGTTCAGCATTATTCAGCCGTGGACAAACACAAGTTCTTACAATTACAACATTAGGACCTCTAGGAGAAGTTCAGATGTTAGACGGATTAGATGAACTAGAGACATCAAAGAGATATATACATCATTATAATTTCCCATCATATTCAGTTGGGGAAACAAGACCATCTAGAGGACCTGGACGTAGAGAAATTGGACATGGTGCATTAGCTGAAAAAGCACTATTACCAGTTATTCCATCAGAAGAGGATTTCCCATATGCAATAAGACTTGTATCTGAGGTACTTAGTTCTAATGGTTCTACTTCTCAAGGAAGTATATGTGCAAGTACTTTATCACTTATGGCATCTGGAGTACCAATAAAAGCCCCAGTAGCAGGAATATCAGTTGGACTTGTTACAGGTGAAACTGATGATGATTATGTTATGCTTACTGATATCCAAGGTCTTGAAGATTTCTTTGGAGATATGGACTTCAAAGTAGCAGGTACTCATAAAGGTATCACAGCAATCCAAATGGATATTAAAATACATGGACTTACTAATGAAATTATAGAAAAGGCTATTTACCAAACTAGAAGAGCTAGATTATTCATACTAGATGAAGTTATGCTAAAAGCTATTGATGAACCAAGAACAAAATTATCTAAGATGGCTCCAAAAATTCTTCAAACTAAGATTGATCCAGAAAAAATCAGTGAGGTTATTGGACCACGTGGAAAAACTATTAACAAGATCATTGACGAAACTGGAGTTAAGATTGATATTGAAGATGATGGAAGAATCTTTATCTGTGGCGTAGAAAGTGAAGCTACTAATAAAGCCTTAAAGATAATTGAATCCATAGCAAAAGATATAGAGGTCGGCGCAATCTATACAGGAAAAGTTGCTAGAATAACTAAGTTCGGTGCATTCGTGGAAATAGCTCCAGGTAAAGACGGATTAGTGCATATATCAAAATTAGCTCATGAAAGAGTTGGAAAAGTTGAAGATGTAGTTAGTATCGGTGATGAAATCCTAGTTAAGGTTACAGAGATAGATAATCAAGGTAGAATCAATCTTTCAAGAAAAGATGCATTACCAAAAGAATAA
- a CDS encoding L7Ae/L30e/S12e/Gadd45 family ribosomal protein, producing MDKKVYSLLGLCKRASRLSSGEFMTEKAVKNKTAKLVIVAADSSKNTKKLFNNICFTHKVKLIEFGTKEELGRAIGKDIRASICILDEGFAKAIEENTNFKT from the coding sequence ATGGATAAAAAAGTTTATTCTCTATTGGGACTATGTAAACGGGCTTCAAGGCTCAGTTCAGGAGAATTCATGACTGAAAAAGCTGTAAAGAACAAAACTGCGAAGCTAGTAATTGTAGCAGCTGATTCTTCTAAAAATACAAAAAAACTATTTAACAATATATGTTTTACACATAAAGTTAAGCTTATAGAGTTTGGTACCAAAGAAGAATTGGGTAGGGCTATTGGCAAAGACATTAGAGCATCCATATGCATTCTAGATGAAGGATTTGCTAAAGCTATTGAAGAAAATACTAATTTCAAGACTTAA
- the rnpM gene encoding RNase P modulator RnpM, producing MARKIPLRKCTGCQEMKDKRQLIRVVRTKEGNISIDSTGKKNGRGAYICPSITCLEKAIKNKGLERSFKASIPSDVYSALKEELSKING from the coding sequence ATGGCTAGAAAAATACCTTTAAGAAAATGCACAGGTTGCCAAGAAATGAAGGACAAGAGACAATTGATTAGGGTTGTCAGGACAAAAGAAGGTAATATATCCATTGATAGTACTGGTAAGAAAAATGGTAGAGGTGCATATATATGTCCATCTATAACATGTCTTGAAAAAGCTATTAAGAATAAAGGTTTAGAACGTTCTTTTAAAGCAAGTATTCCAAGTGATGTGTATAGTGCCCTTAAGGAGGAATTAAGTAAAATAAATGGATAA
- a CDS encoding M16 family metallopeptidase: protein MVKMKTMDNGLCVVGEENSFVRSVALGIWIKNGSIDENKNNNGISHFIEHMMFKGTKNRTAKNIADEMSEVGGRINAFTGKEYMCYYAHTLDNHIDVALDVLSDMILNSGMKDEDMKKEKGVIIEEINMYEDSPEEIVHDLIQEESWSGSTLGYNILGTKELVNNFTKKDIEEYMSKHYIPENIVISVVGKFDFDEMFDKISEKFSVLKKKNRVERIGKLNYKKCFVTKDKDIEQVHLCMSFPSIPYNSDEIYILSILNTILGGGINSRLFQSIREEKGLAYSIYSYVETYNIAGMLNIYAATNPTQIEPVILGVMEEINLLLEKGIDEKELNQTKEQLKSNLIIGFENMNSRMSSYGKTKLMIDRIKSQDEMIEGINAVNLDSFMNFAKKTFNYNEMSTALVGRHKDIDIERIKNLCTR from the coding sequence ATGGTTAAAATGAAGACTATGGATAATGGATTATGTGTAGTTGGTGAAGAAAATTCATTTGTAAGATCCGTTGCACTGGGTATATGGATTAAAAATGGGTCAATAGATGAAAATAAAAACAATAATGGCATATCCCATTTTATAGAACATATGATGTTTAAAGGAACCAAAAACAGAACAGCAAAAAATATTGCTGATGAAATGTCAGAGGTAGGAGGGAGAATTAATGCATTTACTGGTAAGGAGTATATGTGTTATTACGCTCATACTCTTGATAACCATATAGATGTAGCTCTTGATGTTTTATCTGATATGATACTTAATTCCGGTATGAAAGATGAAGACATGAAAAAAGAAAAAGGTGTCATAATAGAAGAAATTAATATGTATGAAGATTCACCTGAAGAGATTGTTCATGATTTGATTCAAGAAGAATCTTGGAGTGGCTCAACACTTGGTTACAACATTCTTGGAACAAAGGAATTAGTTAACAATTTTACTAAAAAAGACATTGAAGAATATATGTCAAAACACTATATACCTGAAAATATTGTAATTTCAGTTGTTGGTAAATTTGATTTCGATGAGATGTTTGATAAAATAAGTGAAAAGTTTTCTGTTCTCAAGAAAAAAAATAGAGTTGAAAGAATTGGAAAATTAAATTATAAAAAATGCTTTGTAACAAAAGATAAAGATATAGAACAAGTTCATTTATGCATGTCTTTTCCAAGTATACCTTATAATTCAGATGAGATCTATATTCTATCCATATTGAATACTATTCTTGGTGGAGGTATTAATTCCAGATTATTCCAATCTATCAGAGAGGAAAAAGGATTAGCATATTCAATCTATTCTTATGTAGAAACATATAATATTGCAGGAATGCTCAATATATATGCTGCTACCAATCCAACTCAAATAGAGCCAGTTATACTAGGTGTCATGGAAGAAATTAATCTATTGTTAGAAAAAGGAATAGATGAAAAAGAACTGAATCAAACAAAAGAACAGTTAAAAAGTAATCTTATAATAGGTTTTGAAAATATGAACTCCAGAATGTCTAGTTATGGGAAAACAAAACTCATGATAGATAGAATAAAATCACAGGATGAAATGATAGAAGGTATCAATGCTGTTAACTTAGATAGTTTCATGAATTTTGCTAAAAAAACATTCAACTACAATGAAATGAGTACAGCCTTAGTTGGAAGACATAAAGATATTGATATTGAAAGGATTAAGAATCTATGCACAAGATAA
- the infB gene encoding translation initiation factor IF-2: MSKVRVYEIAKQLGLSNKELLNTLKEFDIEVKNHMSSLTDEEASIVTEYYAPSNGENNKEVVDTNKETMEIEDDNEDLDVISIPTNVTVKDLAERLGKQSSDIVKSLMLKGIMATANQEIDYETASSVALEFDFLTEEEEEKDIVDEFFAEEPDDEEDLVTRSPIVVVMGHVDHGKTSLLDAIRESNVTSREAGGITQHIGASVVTINDNDITFLDTPGHEAFTAMRLRGAMATDIAILVVAADDGVMPQTVEAINHAKAANVQIIVAINKIDKPGANQDRVKQELVEYGLVAEDWGGDTICVPVSAIEKTGLDQLLEMILLVSEMEELKANPNKKASGTIVEAQLDKGRGPVATVLIQNGTLKVGDAIIAGTSYGKIRAMIDDKGRRVKQAGPSTPVEILGLSEVPVAGDAFYTAKNEREARHVAEKVIRRDREKLIQNTPQKVTLDDLFSQIQAGNMKELNIVVKADVQGSVEAVKQSLVKLSNEEVMIKVIHGGVGAINESDVMLASASNAIIIGFNVRPEASAKTVAESEQIDIRLYRVIYNAIEDIEAAMKGMLDPEYREKVIGHAEVRQTFKVSSVGTIAGSYVQDGKFTRNAKVRLVRDGIVIYEGELESLKRFKDDVKEVNSGYECGIMLSKFNDLKEGDIVEAYIMEEIPR; encoded by the coding sequence ATGTCAAAAGTTCGCGTATATGAAATCGCTAAACAACTTGGATTAAGTAATAAAGAATTACTTAACACGTTAAAAGAATTTGATATCGAAGTGAAAAATCATATGAGCTCATTGACAGACGAGGAAGCAAGTATTGTAACTGAATACTATGCTCCTAGTAATGGTGAAAATAATAAAGAAGTAGTAGATACAAATAAGGAAACTATGGAAATAGAAGATGATAATGAAGATTTAGATGTAATCTCAATACCAACCAATGTAACTGTAAAAGATTTAGCAGAGAGACTTGGTAAGCAATCATCTGATATTGTAAAATCTCTTATGTTAAAAGGGATTATGGCTACTGCTAATCAAGAAATTGATTATGAGACAGCAAGTTCAGTTGCACTAGAATTCGATTTCCTTACAGAAGAAGAAGAAGAAAAAGATATAGTTGACGAATTTTTTGCTGAAGAACCAGACGATGAAGAGGATTTAGTTACTAGATCTCCTATTGTTGTAGTTATGGGTCATGTTGACCATGGTAAAACGTCTCTATTGGATGCTATACGTGAAAGTAATGTTACATCCAGAGAAGCCGGAGGAATAACTCAACATATTGGTGCATCAGTAGTAACTATAAATGACAATGACATTACATTTTTGGATACACCTGGTCATGAGGCTTTTACAGCAATGCGTCTAAGAGGTGCTATGGCTACAGATATAGCAATACTAGTTGTTGCCGCTGATGATGGAGTTATGCCTCAGACAGTTGAGGCTATAAACCATGCAAAAGCTGCTAATGTACAAATAATTGTTGCTATAAATAAAATTGATAAACCAGGTGCTAATCAAGATAGAGTTAAACAAGAATTAGTAGAATATGGTTTAGTAGCAGAAGACTGGGGTGGAGATACTATTTGTGTACCAGTCTCAGCAATAGAAAAAACAGGTCTTGACCAATTACTAGAAATGATTCTTCTAGTATCTGAAATGGAAGAATTAAAAGCTAATCCTAATAAAAAAGCTAGTGGTACAATTGTAGAAGCTCAGCTTGATAAAGGAAGAGGTCCAGTAGCAACGGTTCTTATTCAAAATGGTACCCTTAAAGTTGGAGATGCCATTATTGCAGGTACATCTTATGGTAAAATAAGAGCCATGATTGATGACAAAGGACGTAGAGTTAAACAGGCAGGTCCTTCTACACCAGTAGAGATTTTGGGATTATCTGAAGTTCCTGTAGCTGGAGATGCGTTCTATACTGCTAAGAATGAAAGAGAAGCTAGACATGTAGCTGAAAAAGTAATTAGAAGAGATAGAGAGAAACTTATTCAGAATACACCTCAAAAAGTTACCCTTGATGACCTATTCAGTCAAATACAAGCTGGTAATATGAAAGAACTTAATATTGTTGTCAAGGCAGATGTACAAGGTTCTGTGGAAGCAGTAAAACAAAGTCTTGTAAAATTATCTAACGAAGAGGTTATGATTAAAGTTATACATGGTGGAGTAGGTGCAATTAATGAATCTGATGTAATGCTTGCATCTGCATCAAACGCTATTATTATAGGATTTAATGTTCGTCCTGAAGCCAGTGCAAAAACTGTAGCTGAAAGTGAACAAATTGATATACGTTTGTATAGAGTAATATATAATGCCATTGAGGATATTGAAGCAGCTATGAAAGGTATGCTTGACCCAGAATACAGAGAAAAAGTTATAGGTCATGCAGAAGTTAGACAGACTTTCAAAGTTTCAAGTGTAGGAACGATTGCAGGTTCATATGTACAAGATGGTAAATTCACAAGAAATGCAAAAGTCAGACTTGTTCGTGACGGTATAGTTATATATGAAGGTGAACTTGAATCACTTAAGAGATTTAAGGATGACGTTAAAGAAGTTAACTCTGGATATGAATGTGGTATTATGCTCAGCAAATTCAATGACCTGAAAGAAGGAGATATTGTTGAGGCATATATCATGGAAGAGATACCAAGATAG
- a CDS encoding DHH family phosphoesterase produces MNLQEIINICDGYKNIIISGHIHPDGDCVGACYALALILHKKGINAAVALDDVPDTYDYLKGSNYLLKAIKKDNYVFISLDCGDKERLGANSEIFDKAAVTVNIDHHISNTKFADYNYVSDVSSTCEIIYEILKRSSATKLLDKDICEALYTGLIYDTGAFKHSNTTKRTHEIAGELIKHGIDFTDITNRLFYYRSYKSLKILGTAIKNAEFNTDNKVIFTHLTIDELKEYDCAKKDTESIVQILNEVIESECAIFIIQNGSNTYKVSLRSRNDIDVCKIAKKFGGGGHTKASGCTMSGNITEIKDKLFSAVEEQIKDII; encoded by the coding sequence ATGAATCTACAAGAAATAATTAATATATGTGATGGTTACAAAAATATCATAATATCAGGACATATACATCCAGATGGAGATTGTGTTGGTGCTTGTTATGCATTAGCATTAATTCTCCATAAAAAAGGAATAAACGCCGCTGTTGCCTTAGATGATGTACCTGATACATATGATTATCTAAAAGGTAGCAATTATTTACTAAAAGCAATCAAGAAGGATAACTACGTTTTTATCTCTCTTGATTGTGGTGATAAAGAAAGACTTGGAGCTAATTCAGAGATTTTTGACAAGGCTGCTGTAACTGTTAATATAGATCATCATATCAGTAATACAAAATTCGCTGATTATAACTATGTTTCAGATGTCAGTTCTACTTGTGAGATAATATATGAGATTCTTAAACGTTCCAGTGCAACAAAGTTATTGGATAAAGATATATGTGAAGCACTTTATACAGGACTTATTTATGATACTGGAGCATTCAAACATAGTAATACTACAAAAAGGACTCATGAAATAGCTGGCGAATTAATTAAGCATGGAATAGATTTTACTGATATCACTAACAGGCTTTTTTATTACAGATCATACAAATCCTTAAAGATTCTAGGAACAGCTATTAAAAATGCTGAATTTAATACAGATAACAAAGTAATATTTACACATTTGACAATAGATGAACTTAAGGAATACGATTGTGCTAAAAAGGATACAGAAAGTATAGTTCAAATATTGAACGAAGTCATAGAAAGTGAATGTGCTATATTCATTATACAAAACGGCAGCAATACTTACAAAGTTAGCTTAAGATCACGTAATGATATAGATGTATGCAAAATAGCCAAGAAATTTGGCGGCGGTGGACATACAAAAGCTTCAGGTTGTACCATGTCTGGTAATATCACAGAAATAAAAGATAAATTATTTAGTGCAGTAGAAGAACAAATAAAGGATATCATATGA
- the rbfA gene encoding 30S ribosome-binding factor RbfA, protein MKKRSNRIIKINEEIRREVSSILNRGLKDPRVNHMTSVVSVDTTPDLKYCKIYVSVLGDETSQSDTLEGLKRSTGFIRNELARRINLRNTPEITFVVDQSIEYGINMSKLIDEVNKPKGE, encoded by the coding sequence ATGAAAAAAAGAAGTAATAGAATTATAAAAATTAATGAAGAAATCAGAAGAGAAGTAAGTAGTATTTTAAACAGAGGATTGAAAGATCCTAGAGTAAATCATATGACAAGTGTAGTAAGTGTTGATACTACTCCGGATTTAAAATATTGTAAGATATATGTTAGCGTACTTGGTGACGAGACATCCCAGAGTGATACTCTAGAAGGATTGAAACGTTCTACTGGATTTATTAGAAACGAACTAGCAAGAAGGATAAATCTAAGAAATACCCCAGAAATAACATTTGTAGTAGATCAATCCATTGAATACGGGATAAATATGTCAAAATTAATTGACGAAGTTAATAAACCAAAAGGTGAATAA
- a CDS encoding bifunctional riboflavin kinase/FAD synthetase, with protein sequence MEYIKDTKEFTSPPSVVVLGNFDGIHIGHRKLICKALELSRELGLKSLVLTFDPHPSFVLANKEPVDLIYLSCEKERLLSNIDIFVEYPYDLVTAKMTPEDFIEKVICKQLNAKFIVVGNDYRFGHERKGDINLLKKLSSNYGYELITIPKIAYNNDIVSSTWIRKEIKQGNIELANKLLGENFSITGKVVEGKKNGRKFGFPTANIIPHRYKILPPNGVYYSNISVNGKKYDSITNVGVNPTLNGQKKVVETHILGFDEDIYGQVVVVEFIQFIRKEKKFNSIEELKKEVSSNIEYVTSLINE encoded by the coding sequence ATGGAATACATTAAAGATACAAAAGAATTCACATCTCCTCCTTCTGTTGTAGTCCTAGGCAATTTTGATGGAATACATATCGGTCATAGAAAACTCATATGTAAGGCCTTGGAGCTATCTAGAGAACTTGGTCTGAAATCATTAGTTCTAACTTTTGATCCACACCCAAGTTTTGTATTAGCAAATAAAGAACCTGTTGACCTTATATATCTAAGCTGTGAAAAGGAACGACTTTTAAGTAATATAGATATATTTGTTGAATATCCTTATGACCTTGTTACAGCAAAGATGACCCCAGAGGATTTTATTGAAAAAGTTATCTGCAAACAACTAAATGCTAAATTTATTGTAGTTGGAAATGATTACAGATTCGGGCACGAGAGAAAAGGAGATATTAATTTATTAAAAAAATTATCTTCTAATTATGGATATGAACTAATTACAATTCCTAAAATTGCATATAACAATGATATTGTAAGCAGTACTTGGATTAGGAAAGAAATAAAACAAGGTAACATAGAGCTTGCAAATAAATTGTTGGGTGAGAATTTTAGCATAACAGGAAAAGTTGTAGAAGGTAAGAAAAATGGAAGAAAATTTGGATTTCCTACAGCAAATATAATACCCCATAGATATAAGATATTACCACCTAATGGTGTTTATTATTCAAATATATCCGTTAATGGTAAAAAGTACGATAGTATTACCAATGTAGGGGTAAATCCAACATTAAATGGACAGAAAAAAGTTGTGGAAACACATATATTAGGTTTTGACGAAGATATATATGGACAAGTTGTAGTTGTAGAGTTTATTCAATTCATTAGAAAAGAAAAAAAATTCAATTCCATTGAAGAATTAAAAAAAGAAGTTTCTAGCAATATAGAATACGTTACAAGCTTAATAAATGAATAA
- the truB gene encoding tRNA pseudouridine(55) synthase TruB, with protein MNGIINVYKEKGYTSFDVVAILRKKLKIKKIGHTGTLDPEAEGVLPVCVGKATKVADYITDTTKTYLATMTLGIETDTEDHTGNIIREKEVTCSKEQIEEAVSSFIGDYSQIPPMYSALKVNGKRLYQLAREGKTIERKARNIYIYNIDIINIYGTNVEMEVKCSKGTYIRTLCADIGTKLGCGAHMSKLIRTQSSLFSIDSSIKLGEIDSYIMNDKLNEIVTSIDKVFLKFNKLVVRSEYDKFLYNGNKLKVEFLIDNENVTEQMQYRIYDENNNFIGIYQTILKDEKMILKPIKLFL; from the coding sequence ATGAATGGAATAATTAATGTTTATAAAGAAAAAGGTTATACATCATTTGATGTAGTAGCAATACTTAGAAAAAAATTGAAAATAAAAAAAATAGGGCATACAGGTACACTGGATCCAGAAGCTGAAGGTGTACTTCCTGTATGTGTAGGAAAAGCTACAAAAGTAGCTGATTACATTACAGATACAACTAAGACATATCTTGCTACGATGACTCTTGGAATAGAAACGGATACAGAGGATCATACTGGTAATATTATTAGGGAAAAAGAAGTGACATGTTCCAAAGAACAAATAGAAGAAGCTGTTAGTTCTTTTATAGGTGATTACAGTCAGATACCTCCTATGTACTCTGCTCTAAAGGTAAATGGTAAAAGATTATACCAGTTAGCAAGAGAAGGAAAAACTATTGAACGTAAAGCTAGGAATATATATATTTATAATATAGATATCATAAATATCTACGGTACCAATGTTGAGATGGAAGTAAAGTGTTCAAAAGGTACTTATATAAGAACATTATGTGCTGATATAGGAACTAAACTTGGTTGTGGAGCTCACATGAGTAAACTCATAAGGACTCAATCAAGTCTATTCAGTATTGATTCTAGTATTAAACTAGGTGAAATCGATTCTTATATCATGAATGATAAACTGAATGAGATAGTTACTAGCATCGATAAAGTTTTTCTAAAGTTTAATAAATTGGTTGTTCGTTCAGAATATGATAAATTCCTATATAATGGTAATAAATTAAAGGTAGAATTTTTAATAGACAACGAAAATGTAACAGAACAGATGCAGTATAGAATATATGATGAAAACAACAATTTTATCGGCATATATCAAACTATATTAAAAGATGAAAAGATGATACTTAAGCCCATTAAATTGTTCTTATAA